A window of the Flavobacterium sangjuense genome harbors these coding sequences:
- the dprA gene encoding DNA-processing protein DprA, translated as MNSTELFNLLALLKVEGVGDIVAKKLINHCGSAENVFNSRAQSLKSIDGIGAFLIKNLKNKTIFEKAEQELRFIEKEKPTLLYFQNDDYPNRLKHCIDGPVLLFGSGNINFENRKIISIVGTREVTSHGADFCKRLIEDLAAFNPIIVSGFAYGVDIVAHQAAMENNLQTIGVLAHGLNQVYPKPHKKYVAKMENNGGFLTEFWSSSNPEKENFVKRNRIVAGISEATVVIESAEKGGSLITAIMANEYNRDVFAVPGRISDKFSQGCNNLIKTQRANLMTSAADLVYILNWEIHSQAQTRGKAEQSGANDNKVIQKQLFVSLDNEEQKVYNYLQQNGKQLLDIIALDCDFPIFRISSLLLNMELKGVVRPLPGKLFEAI; from the coding sequence ATGAATTCGACTGAACTTTTTAACCTTTTAGCACTTTTAAAAGTAGAAGGCGTTGGAGATATTGTTGCCAAAAAACTCATAAATCATTGCGGTTCAGCTGAAAATGTATTTAATTCCAGAGCACAATCATTAAAATCAATTGATGGAATCGGAGCTTTTTTGATTAAAAACCTCAAGAATAAAACCATTTTTGAAAAAGCCGAACAGGAATTACGGTTTATTGAAAAGGAAAAACCAACCCTTTTGTATTTCCAAAATGATGATTATCCGAATAGATTAAAACACTGCATCGATGGACCGGTTTTGCTTTTTGGTTCGGGAAATATAAACTTCGAAAACAGAAAAATAATCAGCATCGTCGGTACACGCGAAGTCACTTCTCATGGCGCAGATTTTTGCAAAAGGCTTATAGAAGATTTAGCTGCTTTCAATCCAATAATTGTTAGCGGTTTTGCCTATGGCGTTGATATTGTTGCGCATCAGGCAGCAATGGAAAATAACTTGCAAACCATCGGAGTTTTGGCTCATGGCTTAAATCAGGTTTATCCAAAACCACACAAGAAATACGTTGCCAAAATGGAAAATAATGGCGGATTTCTAACGGAATTTTGGAGCAGTTCTAATCCCGAAAAAGAGAATTTTGTAAAAAGAAACCGTATCGTAGCCGGTATAAGCGAAGCAACTGTTGTAATTGAAAGTGCCGAAAAAGGAGGTTCGTTAATTACGGCAATAATGGCAAATGAGTACAATCGCGATGTGTTTGCTGTACCGGGACGAATTTCGGATAAATTTAGTCAGGGATGCAATAATCTAATCAAAACACAGCGGGCAAATTTGATGACTTCCGCAGCTGATTTGGTTTACATACTGAATTGGGAGATTCATTCGCAAGCTCAGACCCGAGGCAAAGCCGAACAGAGCGGAGCTAATGACAATAAGGTTATTCAAAAACAACTGTTTGTTTCCCTTGATAATGAGGAACAAAAAGTCTACAATTATCTTCAACAAAACGGGAAACAATTGTTAGACATTATTGCTCTCGACTGTGATTTCCCAATTTTTAGGATTTCGTCTTTACTATTAAATATGGAATTAAAAGGAGTTGTCAGACCTTTGCCAGGGAAATTGTTTGAAGCAATTTAA
- a CDS encoding lysophospholipid acyltransferase family protein — protein sequence MRALKIVFWILYRVWFYVLMAIPIIVMFPFLFISILKEKWYPYFFVMARIWAKVILFGMGFRVELEKEEEIIEGKSYMFVANHTSMTDIMLMLSVVKNPFVFVGKKELTKIPLFGFFYKRTCILVDRKSSKSRMAVFERAQKKIDQGFSICIFPEGGVPDDESIVLDEFKDGAFRLAIDHHIPIVPLTLADNKKRFSYTFFSGSPGLMRVKIHHFFDTKDKSSEYKKTIKAQVRQVILNQLQDYNP from the coding sequence ATGAGAGCATTGAAAATTGTTTTTTGGATACTTTATCGCGTTTGGTTCTATGTTTTAATGGCGATTCCCATAATTGTCATGTTCCCGTTTCTTTTTATTTCGATCCTCAAAGAAAAATGGTATCCTTATTTTTTTGTGATGGCCAGAATTTGGGCCAAAGTCATATTATTTGGCATGGGTTTCAGAGTTGAATTGGAGAAAGAGGAAGAAATCATAGAAGGTAAAAGTTATATGTTTGTTGCCAATCACACTTCGATGACCGATATTATGCTGATGCTTTCGGTGGTAAAAAATCCTTTTGTTTTTGTGGGAAAAAAAGAATTGACCAAGATTCCACTTTTTGGATTTTTCTATAAACGGACATGTATTTTGGTAGACAGAAAAAGTTCAAAAAGCAGGATGGCAGTTTTTGAAAGAGCGCAGAAAAAAATTGACCAAGGATTTAGTATTTGTATTTTTCCCGAAGGCGGTGTTCCTGATGACGAATCAATTGTATTGGATGAATTTAAAGACGGCGCTTTCCGATTAGCGATTGACCATCACATTCCGATTGTCCCGCTCACTTTAGCCGATAACAAAAAACGCTTTTCCTATACTTTTTTCAGTGGAAGTCCGGGTTTGATGCGTGTAAAAATCCATCATTTTTTTGATACAAAAGATAAATCTTCAGAATATAAAAAAACAATAAAAGCCCAGGTTCGTCAAGTTATTTTAAACCAACTTCAGGATTATAATCCATGA
- a CDS encoding porin family protein: MSERKNIDRLFQEKFKDFEVTPSEEIWGNIEAKLNQKKKRRVIPFWWKLSGVAAVFLLGFLITKSIYNPGISSENSVVNGSNPNKTERPTSNDINKNAGEIKAGDDAIVNENNSNNTNTEDVNKKELKNNSPVSDAVANTDEKVKNNTASENKTKKTIYSPKSAVADKKPFNHRSLKNKSNPDKNKSTKAESVFENSQNQVAQKTNSNRSKAETNQNLVLKQDEQDKQNGLTAIDQKNKTSIENKNINLDDLKGSVNSNIATKEIEKKVNDTASKNSVANNELEELLNEKESKLKQESKRNRWQLTSNVAPIFLGSISNGSPIDSTLTKNSKSYNTNVGFGLGVSYVVNKKLSVRTGLNKVNISYNTNDIVFFTGLQAKMLANVSPTASSSMIHVETPSSRAMGTASEDGLLPFESSIVHENSGYLKQEIGYLEMPVEMTYSLFDKKFGLKIIGGFSTLFLQDNSISIVSEDRNVLLGKANNLSDVHFSTNLGLGIKYGFMKSFEFNLEPTVKYQLNTFSSNAGNFKPYIFGIYSGFSYRF, translated from the coding sequence AGTAATTCCATTCTGGTGGAAATTATCAGGTGTTGCTGCAGTGTTTTTACTTGGGTTTCTAATCACGAAATCTATTTACAATCCGGGAATCAGCTCCGAAAATTCAGTTGTAAATGGAAGTAATCCAAACAAAACAGAGCGCCCAACTTCGAATGATATAAATAAAAATGCTGGTGAAATTAAAGCCGGAGATGATGCTATTGTAAATGAAAATAATTCTAACAATACAAACACAGAAGATGTAAATAAAAAGGAATTAAAAAATAACAGTCCCGTTTCTGATGCTGTCGCGAATACTGATGAAAAAGTGAAAAACAATACCGCTTCAGAAAACAAAACTAAAAAAACTATCTATTCTCCAAAATCTGCCGTTGCCGATAAAAAGCCATTCAATCATCGTTCTTTGAAAAACAAATCAAATCCTGATAAAAATAAAAGCACTAAGGCTGAATCTGTTTTTGAAAATTCTCAAAACCAAGTGGCTCAAAAAACCAACAGCAATAGATCTAAAGCTGAAACAAATCAAAATCTTGTTTTGAAACAAGACGAACAAGATAAACAAAATGGACTAACAGCTATTGACCAAAAAAATAAAACGTCAATTGAAAATAAAAACATCAATCTTGATGATTTAAAAGGAAGCGTTAATTCAAATATTGCAACAAAAGAAATTGAAAAGAAAGTAAACGACACAGCTTCCAAAAATAGTGTCGCTAATAATGAATTGGAAGAATTGCTTAATGAAAAAGAAAGCAAATTAAAGCAGGAATCTAAAAGAAATAGGTGGCAACTTACCTCAAATGTTGCCCCTATTTTTTTGGGTTCAATTTCAAATGGTTCGCCAATTGATTCAACGCTTACCAAAAATTCAAAATCGTATAATACAAATGTCGGTTTCGGACTTGGTGTAAGTTATGTTGTAAATAAAAAATTATCCGTTAGAACCGGCTTAAACAAAGTCAACATAAGTTATAATACTAATGACATCGTGTTCTTTACCGGACTTCAGGCTAAGATGTTAGCCAATGTTTCGCCAACAGCTTCGAGTTCGATGATACACGTAGAAACACCTAGCAGTAGAGCAATGGGTACAGCATCAGAAGATGGATTGTTGCCTTTTGAGAGTTCGATTGTACATGAAAACAGTGGCTATCTGAAACAGGAAATTGGCTATTTAGAAATGCCGGTCGAAATGACTTATTCTCTTTTTGATAAAAAATTCGGTCTAAAGATTATTGGCGGATTCAGCACACTTTTTTTACAAGACAATAGTATTTCAATTGTTTCAGAAGATAGAAATGTATTGCTCGGGAAAGCAAATAATTTAAGCGATGTCCACTTCAGTACCAATTTGGGATTGGGAATAAAATATGGTTTTATGAAATCTTTTGAATTCAATTTAGAACCAACAGTAAAATATCAATTGAATACCTTTAGCTCAAATGCTGGTAATTTCAAGCCTTATATCTTTGGGATTTACAGCGGGTTTAGCTATCGATTTTAG
- the trpS gene encoding tryptophan--tRNA ligase codes for MSKILTGIQSTGTPHLGNLLGAILPAIELSKNPSNESYLFIADLHSITQIKNGDELRQNTYSTASVWLACGLDVNKVVFYRQSDVAQTAELSWYLSCFFPFQRLTLAHSFKDKADRLEDVNAGLFSYPMLMAADILLYDANFVPVGKDQLQHIEITRDVASRFNHQMGETFVIPEAKIEKDTMYVPGTDGQKMSKSRGNIINIFLDDKALRKQIMSIETDSTLLEEPKNPDTCKIFGLYKLLANDQQIAQMKIKYANVNRDFGYGHAKQELFELIVTNFKTEREKYNYYMNNLPEVDALLKQGAAKAGAIADVVLKKVRVKLGFE; via the coding sequence ATGTCAAAAATACTAACCGGAATTCAAAGCACAGGAACACCACATTTAGGAAATCTATTGGGTGCCATTCTACCCGCCATTGAACTGTCAAAAAATCCAAGCAACGAATCGTATTTATTTATTGCCGATTTGCATTCGATTACTCAAATTAAAAACGGAGACGAACTTCGTCAGAATACATATAGCACAGCTTCGGTTTGGCTTGCTTGTGGATTAGATGTCAATAAAGTTGTTTTTTATCGTCAGAGCGATGTGGCTCAAACGGCTGAATTATCTTGGTATTTGAGTTGCTTTTTCCCCTTTCAACGTTTGACATTAGCCCATTCTTTTAAAGACAAAGCAGATAGATTAGAAGACGTAAATGCTGGTTTGTTTTCGTATCCAATGCTGATGGCTGCTGATATTTTATTGTATGACGCCAATTTTGTTCCTGTTGGAAAAGACCAATTGCAGCATATTGAAATTACGCGTGATGTTGCTTCCCGTTTTAATCATCAAATGGGAGAAACCTTTGTAATTCCGGAAGCAAAAATTGAAAAAGACACCATGTATGTTCCCGGAACGGATGGCCAAAAAATGAGCAAATCGCGTGGAAACATCATCAATATTTTTCTGGATGATAAAGCATTGCGTAAGCAAATCATGAGCATTGAAACCGATAGCACGCTTTTGGAAGAACCGAAAAATCCTGATACCTGTAAAATATTTGGCCTTTATAAATTATTGGCAAACGATCAACAGATTGCTCAAATGAAAATAAAGTATGCCAATGTCAATAGAGATTTTGGTTATGGTCACGCCAAACAGGAATTGTTTGAGTTAATCGTTACCAACTTCAAAACCGAGCGGGAAAAATACAATTACTACATGAATAATTTACCGGAAGTTGATGCGTTGCTAAAACAAGGTGCTGCAAAAGCCGGAGCAATTGCCGATGTTGTTTTGAAAAAAGTCAGAGTGAAATTGGGATTTGAATAA